atgaaaaaatatacttttaatatttatcaatattatggaaattttatatgtagaagtaaattatttgaattaggttatccattatttttcaataagcaAGTttcagttatatataatttatttaattcaaaaagtagtttatctataattgatgcaaatattgaaaaatatttaaatcatcttATGAACGCATATCAAAATgaggatgaaaaaaaaggaaatatttttgaaattcttaaattaccTGAAATTCCATCATTAttggatgaaaaaattaaaataattgagaatataaagaatttggACGATCTTAGTaagtattatacttttatttattattatatatatttttatatattttcatgtttgtaaattaaaaattcttttctttaatattatatttaataaaatatataatttatatcttagtAAGTGGCAATGAAGAATTAAAGAATCTTGCAAAAGAGGAAGAATTAACATATGCGCAACAACTATTAGAGATTgatgaacaaattttaaatattattataaaatatatagatgtagaacaatatgataatattattatggaaaTAGTACCAGGTGTAGGTGGTCAAGAAGCTATGTTGTTTactaaagatttattaaatatgtatattaattactttgatCATATaggatttaattatgaaatattagaattaaataatgaaataaatggaTTAAGAAAAGTTACTCTGCTTATATCTGACATTAAtgcattcaaaaaattaaaatatgaaagtgGTGTACATAGAGTACAAAGAATTCCTGCAACAGAGAAGTCTGGTCGTTTACATACTAGTACAGCTGTTGTAACAATCTTACCAGAACCTAAAGATGTAGATATCAagttagaagaaaaagatttgataATAGAATCAAAAAGAGCATCTGGAGCAGGAGGTCAACATGTAAATACTACAGATTCTGCAATTAGAATAACTCATATACCTACTGGTATAATTGTGAATTGTCAGACAAATAGATCTCAAATAAAAAACAGGcaatttgcattaaaaaaattaaaaagtatattatatcagGAACAATTAAATAAGCAAGTCTcgttcattaatcaattacgTAAGAAACAAATAGGAAAAAGATtgagaaatgagaaaattagaacatataattttaatcaagatCGGGTTACGGATCATAGAATTTCAAATGGTACAatgtataatttgaaagaattcaTGGAAAATGGAACAGGTCTGGAAATATTAGAGGATAGACTTTATAAAGATATGCAATCAAAGATTAAGCTGGAGATTATACAGGACATGTTaagtcaattaaaataatagttcaacatttatcattttgataagaaattttcattttatataggcAAGCCATTGTACATAGCAAATTGTAATAAACTCTGTGTAATACAAGTAACATCATTCGTTTTTCGGATGGAAACTCGCCACgtctcttattattaaatccttTCTGTTTCGCTTTAAGGAAGCAGAGAGCTAGTGAAGTAGAGAGTTCAgttgtttatttgaaaaacatacaacaatatttttgttcttttttttttttttgtttcattttgtttcataaCCGCGTGTCCAAAGGCACACATCCTTGTAACTCTcgtataatacattaatatacaaaattaatattcgtaatctctataaatatcaaacgaCACGTTTTACATCGGTTAATGTACAAAGCGCAAaatgtgtatatgtgtatgtgaATCTCATAGTGTTATGAACGtgtgatttttatatacgacCCTGCTCCgacatataattttctataaaattctatctacTTGAATActccaaaaaaataatattagcgaCTAAGACGAATGATGTATAACGATGTAGGTACATCCTACACCTACGAACATTTCTTGAGCGAATTAACTTCCTCTTTTGTATCAGATCTAGATCTTAAATGTGTCATATGTATTCTGACTGCTCTAGAATTTTCCACCTACATATGTATAGATTGGTCGAATGTACAGTTTGTAAAACAACTAGTAATAACAGTATTTGAATGAACAGTATTTTatgtctttttatattttttttttgtcaaaaaagcatattttttgattaccttttcttatctttttagatgaatatgaatttataaagttttgattatttttcatgttatgttcttttagattttggaataaaagtaataagtactataaaattttctggaaatttagttaaattaaaaatgatactgATTGATGATTTTCTAATCGATCTTCTATAGTTCgatattttctatcttataatttaaatattatcaaagtaacaaattaagtaattgaatgaaattgtaattgaaaaagaaaaaatagagcaGGAACGTATATGAAATAGACATCGCATTGCATTTCGGGCAGTAAGGTTGTTCTTTAGGACTAGTTCGGCACCGATTCACGGGTATACAtcctatttaaatatcgttaacCCTGATCCCGTGACATAGTTTAATCCTCGAGGTACATTGATGATTGGAccaattaatgtaaatacagACCCTGCCTGCAGTATCGTCAAAGTACCATCTGAGGAGACAGCACCAGGACTCGGAGAACTTCTCCTTACAACGTTACTATAAATTACCATAAATATTAGAACATTTTAGAATTATGATaactataaaaacaaaaaacaattgattcataacgaattgttttttttactgataacttataatgaaatttggcAAAGGTAAATACTCGCAATCCTCCCGAAAAACGTTTTAATGGTatctatatattgtataatatgaaCGATcgtgaagataatttttttgttaaatcagcagcatttttgaaatttaattaatcatctcttatcttttatcatcgattttaaatcgataagcaatatattattctaataaaaaattaatgttgacCAAGGGCAATTCGTTGAATCAGAAAATAGGTTAtcgacaaaagaaaaaagaggtaGATATTTGGTGTTATATTCGAAGCCAAACCGCAAAGATCTTTAATTTCGCTTTCCCTCGAATGACTGCGAATACACGATTGAGGTCTCTTCCGTTTTAAGGAAATGAGTGCTTTCTGACATACTAGCGAATTattctcataaattatttcttctggAATGACACTCAAAGGAGGTATAGTTGTCTCTGTGCAGGCTGTGTTAACGACAAGAAGAAGCATATTGCTGTAGTTTACCGGTTGAACGATATATGGCCTCatacaatctttttttacatctGAATCTATGTCGAACATGTCGAAAGATGCGTTtcgtaaatacaaatatacctaagagaattaaaaaaaagataatataatttgagtagaataaaaaattgaaaaacatataatgtagttgatatatcataaaatttacctCTTGATCACAAGCTTCCGGTCTTGTTCGATTGATCAAAACTTTttgatcgaataatttctcATCTTTTGCATCAACTGGTGGTTTCTCTTCATTATCTTGATATTCTTCATGGATACCTTCATCCTCGTTTGGATAAGCATATGCGTACTCGGATTCCCAAATTCCAGCTTTGGCCCAAGCCCAGACTGCTTGTCCAACAAGCCACGAAATCATCTTCTGCGCATGTTTCCAAGGCTATGCAatcgattgatttattaaaaaattagtatttttaatgtaaataaaattaatttgtaaataaaattgtaaataatttttaaataaaattaatttttaaaacagaattaataagtagaattaattcttaccgccaataaaatattcccaTCATTACTAGTTTGTGTACTCTTGAAACAAACTGCTTGATAATCGAATATTCTGATTCTTTCGAAAACACCTTCTTTTACTAAGCTAGACATGATTGGTCCTCTCAGTTCACCGAAGAATTTTCCTGCGTCAGATTTATCTTTGGCTGCGATTACATATCCATTATTATCGATCAAATAGCAAGCCCAATTATCTGCACCACAATGTGTGTGGCATTTCCCTGAACCCTCGCAACTGAACGTTATGTTCTGGAAGAGACCCTGAAGAGCGGTGTGTTGAAATTGGAAACCTACAACCGCCACTGGCGCCTTTGCTCTTTcagtatctaaaaaataaataattaacttctTAATCTTTGtatgatttatctttttatttgttttgtaattttttcagatttatagtttttttatttctatttttattataaattttctttctattttcatttctattttcattataaatacgaTTCTTTACCAATAAAAATGGCACGACTAGCAGTGACAAGGGTGGTGTTATCTGCACCCTCCTCATCGATTGGCACGGAAAAAACGAAACTTTCTGGTTGCACATAATACTGTTCTACGGCACGTTTGTACCATACTTCATCAATGGCTCTTGGATACATTTTACTGAAGTGATCATCAGGAATAACACCTTCTTCGTCTAACAAGAAATCTTGCCATCTTGTCAAACCACTATGAGTAGCCATGAAAGCGAGTGTTACACCGAAACGTTGTTGAAACGTTTTCCTACaagaaaaatagtattaaacaCGTGGAAAagacaattcttttttttaaaaatctttttatttgttttctaaaatattgcaGAATTGCATTACTATTGATTACTCACGTAAATTAATGTTTtggttttatatatgtatttattttgaattaaaatatttactatatattataaaaaattatgataatacgataatatatattataaaaatcatcataACAAAcaagtatataagtatattataactaCTGCGTGATTAAATCgaattcatgaaaataattcttcaatttttgagtttgcaaattgtttttcttctccAACGTTTCAATCCTGAAAGACGACTTTCATCCTTGATCGATAACtccttttattaattagattttgtataaggaataacagaaaaataaaacgcaaAGTGCTATGAAagtctaagaaaaaaaatataaaatacataaaaaatatatgttcttTACGATAAGAGAAATGATAAactaattaacattaattaattaaaaagaataaatagagataaataaaaagtacaaaatgCAAAACAAAGATACAGACAAATACAGCAGTAAAATACTGTAGTCAACAggttaatttctaaaaacctAACGTACGTTTATGATGAACGTTACCTGGGCAGCAGATTCATCAGCCTAGCTAAAGGTCTGCATGACGTCAAAGTGGTCAGTAGTTAGTCAATGTTCATtagtaagaaaagaaatagatacATTTCTGTTAAGATTTTGACAGAaggaaaaacataaaaagaaagaaaagagataaaaactGTGCAGAAAACGTAAAAGTATAGAGGGCACGAAACGGGTTCATCGAGAGCATATgcgtacatatttttttggatatactatataaactttttttgacaatttttggCAATTTTTAagacgaagagaaaaaaatgatatcctAAATTCAACATTCTCAGAATAGAATGACATTTTACGTAGTAtttatatgtagatatatttttaaaatatacgtatttcaatatgtaagaatgtatattatatattttaatttaataattcaatactcACGCTTTCTCTTCGCGCGTGATGTTGAGGTTCGCAAACCACTGGGTTACCTTCGCATCGAACACTAAACTCAATAGAAGATCCCTATCGCAATAATACGAATCTTTGTCTATTTTGTATGGTGTAGCTGtccaaatgaaaatatacagtcagtgattgttttaaattatcaagtaTAGTGACAGGATCGATATATCGGATACTTACGTTTCGATTTGCGATGAGTTTCATTACCGGAATTCGTAGCTGAATATTCCGGTGGCTGGGAGGGTTGTTTCATATCATTCCACTTCCAGCGTGGTTGGCGGGTTCGCTCTAGGAAGTGCAAAAGTTGCGCTTCCGAGGAGTTGAACGATCGTTCATCCTCATAATGATACCtgtatcaaaaaattcataaatattcattaaaattttattcgaatatataatatgatgaataagaatatgatgaatatataatgaataaaattgcgTATAATTAAgtgttttaaaaatcttataactattttaaaacaGAATGTCTTTACTTACTTGCAGTACAACCAATGAGGATGCACCCGCCAATTTGTACCAGCAAAATAATCAGACACGTTTATAcctataaaatgaattttctcgttaaaatgctgtaaacaaatatatataacagtaAATATGATTGAGATGGATTAAAAtatgttgattaaaaatttaaataactataaatttatataaatattcgaataaaagtatttgaacAATTTCTGAGATTTTTAGACTTtgaaaatataccattattttaaatccacgaaaaagagaaaactttATCTTCGCAAACTTTtcgattatatatgtatacagacGGAAGTTGGAAACTTCTCCCGCAATTTTGCATACGTAATGGAAAGTTCGCAATCAAATTTCTATCGAACTTTCTATATTGCATATATCTACGTCTACTACTTGaataaaacattgaatttcatttgcaaACAACAAACTGAAAAGTTTCAAGACAATATTCTCTTGATTATTGGAAGTTTATTCAtccaagtatttttattttcaaattgtttcaaGTTTtacctcttttttttattttcgcaatttttaatCCGGTGGacatataatacttataatggTACAAGTATTCTCAAATTTCGACTGTTgtacatgttttttttcttttttcttttagatataCGTACCACTAACGTGCGAACGATGTATTTCTTCGGTTGCGTGCACGCGATAATTTCCGGTGTGGTCATGTTCTGGTAGACTAACTATCACTGTAAAAGGCGTCTTCGGTATACCAGTGAaatcgtattttctttttattctgcCCACACGTTTCTTCATAGATTAAGAGACGAAGTAATTTAATACGtatcaataaatttgatataccATCGTTGATATGATATAACGTTAATTTTTGGCGCGACTTACCATATCATCGTAATGATATTTCGTGTGCAGTGTCACGCTACCGTTTTGTTGATTAACGACATCGTTTCGAAGCTGtatcacaattattattattatataaattattacttacaatagataattaatatttttttttttcagaaaataatttaaacctACCATGATAATTCCTTCATCGAATTCTCTGGGTTCTTTATCCTGATCCATAAGCTCAACCTCTGCCATATCAACGCTGTTGTAAGCTGGCTTTAGAATACCCTGAAACTGTATTTATCTTGTTAAGTAATTATTacggtttttaaatttaaaccttTAAAATCTCGAgatgatttttatcttaatatgattttaatttggggaaagataaagaaaagtgATCTTTCAAAGCGGACTTCTTACCACTGGTCGGAGATCAGGATGAATTAGGATGAAACCGTTATTTGTAACAATGAATGCGTATCCATTGACGCCAAGCTGTTATATACatcaagaataaattaataaaaacggacgattttttatttatatagagtgtaataaataaatcatccaAAAGACTAACCAGATGTGGCATCATGAGTTTTTGTATCTCTTCAATAGGAACATCCGTGCCAGCAACACCAAGCAGATCAGCGATTCGTGTCTGcgcaaacaataattatatttgtttcaaacaaaatctaaaaatgGAGAATAATGGTTAGTGTATTAAAGTTAATTACGAATCATCATCATCCCAAGTCGCATAACCATAAGCGTATCTACCTTCTCTTTAATATAAACGCTATATCACAATGAATTCGTCTAATGACACAcgatctaatattaaaaaactaaaaaataaacaatagcaatagtaataataataataataataataataatgttcatTGACGATACTGCTGGACGTATAACTAGCTCAACTACGTTctcaataataacgataataataagaacGATACACAATAAGAACAATTAATGTTTGACGCAGGCTATCCTAAGTGTTAATAATCAAATCACAATTAGCCACGCCATTATCGTTCCAACACCCGTCTATTTTTCTGCaattgattattgatataaaaacaaaaaaagaaaggaaacaaaaaaaaaaaaaagaaaagaaaaatgtttttccaagcatttttatgcaaatataattacgATCAAATAAAGAAACCAGGGAGGTTCAACTGTAattctgataaaattttatccacaGAAAAGGAGACGGTTATCGGAATTGTATTAATTCTACTATGTTACTTGTCTAGCGAGATCTAGCACTCAAGAAAACTGATCAaatcgtatgtatatatgtgtacttggtacttttttttttttttttttttttatattcaaccaaaatattctttcttatatttgatatatgtatgtaatcaCTGCAGAAGTTCTTCTACGAatctcaataataataataataataataataataataataataacaataataataataataatgataataataataaaagaggaGATATCGCCGTTTGCAATCCAACAGGCGGGTGGGATTATCCGTTTTTTCTACTCGTCTCGAACAGGACACAGGGTAGACTAAAATACCTAAACCTACCTAATGATTAAACTAAAGTTCAATACTAGTGTTAGATCAAATTAAGATACCAGAGAGATGAATGTGGACCTAAATGGAACGAAAGATCGCACGACATTGACTTCGTTTCTGAATGTTCCATATTCgagtttccttcctttctttctttctttcttttttttttttttacttcgatttaaattaaatctaaagttttttaatcgataaagttttattattctcatcgtagaaaaagaatcatttttttttcaaatatggaAACCAGAAAGAATCGAGGTGTCGCGCGGTTGAATACAAGAAATGTGGAGGAGGGTACAGGGCTCTATGCATTGAAAACAACGTTGCTtgtgttttttgtttttggcTGCCAACCTCTCTTGTCTCTGTCACCCAGTACGCTTCGTTCACCAGCACCTGCCTTGTGATGTTCTGTGGACAAACAGGAACTTAAAACCAAAGGAAAAAATGCACTCATCGTGGGGGGTTGGGGGTGGTTTCGCGCGATTAAACGTTTTTTATCCGCCAATGGATAAAGAGGTTAAACTCGACACATGTTGGTATCCgtttgatcgatcgaaagaagGAGATGgaggtgaaaaaaaagaggggcgGGGAGAACGATGATTGTGAATGAGAACTTACTTGACTTGTCTTAATAATACCA
This DNA window, taken from Apis cerana isolate GH-2021 linkage group LG5, AcerK_1.0, whole genome shotgun sequence, encodes the following:
- the LOC107994339 gene encoding peptide chain release factor 1 translates to MLFFMKKYTFNIYQYYGNFICRSKLFELGYPLFFNKQVSVIYNLFNSKSSLSIIDANIEKYLNHLMNAYQNEDEKKGNIFEILKLPEIPSLLDEKIKIIENIKNLDDLISGNEELKNLAKEEELTYAQQLLEIDEQILNIIIKYIDVEQYDNIIMEIVPGVGGQEAMLFTKDLLNMYINYFDHIGFNYEILELNNEINGLRKVTLLISDINAFKKLKYESGVHRVQRIPATEKSGRLHTSTAVVTILPEPKDVDIKLEEKDLIIESKRASGAGGQHVNTTDSAIRITHIPTGIIVNCQTNRSQIKNRQFALKKLKSILYQEQLNKQVSFINQLRKKQIGKRLRNEKIRTYNFNQDRVTDHRISNGTMYNLKEFMENGTGLEILEDRLYKDMQSKIKLEIIQDMLSQLK